In one Nocardia tengchongensis genomic region, the following are encoded:
- a CDS encoding methylenetetrahydrofolate reductase — translation MSFDNVRGYSTPGRVSRTPHVSGTRSVLQQLGPRPDGSVPFSVEFNPPRDAAGEARLWRAAREFERLHPAFVSMTYGAGGSTRDRTIRVTGELARETTLLTVAHLTAVDHSVAELRSIVGAYADSGIRNLLVLRGDPPGDVLGEWLKHPEGVEYAEELVRIVRDLGDFHVGVASFPQGHPRSTDLDDDTRYLVAKLRAGAEYSITQMFFDVDHYLRLRDRVIAADPIEGAKPIIPELMPVTSLRTVERAEELSGRPLPAKVIERLRKAAGTGPEEDRAAVRAEGIQIATEMAQRLIAEGAPCLHFITLNFAKATSEVLANLGYSNAPAPAHA, via the coding sequence GTGAGTTTCGACAATGTACGGGGATATTCGACCCCTGGCCGAGTTTCCCGCACGCCGCACGTGTCCGGAACTCGCTCCGTGCTGCAGCAGCTGGGCCCCCGCCCCGACGGGTCGGTGCCCTTCTCGGTCGAGTTCAATCCGCCACGTGACGCCGCCGGTGAGGCGCGCCTGTGGCGGGCCGCCCGCGAATTCGAGCGGCTGCATCCGGCGTTCGTGTCCATGACCTACGGTGCGGGCGGCTCCACCCGCGACCGCACCATCCGGGTCACCGGCGAACTCGCGCGCGAAACCACCCTGCTCACCGTCGCCCACCTCACGGCGGTCGACCACTCGGTCGCCGAGCTGCGGTCCATCGTCGGCGCGTACGCCGATTCGGGCATCCGCAATCTGCTGGTGCTGCGCGGCGATCCGCCGGGCGACGTGCTGGGGGAGTGGCTCAAGCACCCCGAGGGCGTCGAATACGCCGAGGAGCTCGTGCGCATCGTGCGCGACCTGGGCGACTTCCACGTCGGCGTGGCCTCGTTCCCGCAGGGACACCCCCGCTCCACCGACCTCGACGACGACACCCGCTACCTGGTGGCGAAACTGCGCGCGGGCGCGGAGTATTCGATCACCCAGATGTTCTTCGACGTGGATCACTATCTGCGCCTGCGGGATCGGGTCATCGCGGCCGACCCGATCGAGGGCGCGAAGCCGATCATCCCCGAGCTGATGCCGGTCACCTCGCTGCGCACGGTCGAGCGCGCGGAGGAGCTGTCGGGCCGTCCGCTCCCGGCCAAGGTGATCGAGCGGCTGCGCAAGGCCGCGGGCACCGGGCCCGAGGAGGATCGCGCGGCGGTCCGCGCCGAGGGCATCCAGATCGCCACCGAGATGGCCCAGCGCCTGATCGCCGAGGGCGCGCCCTGCCTGCACTTCATCACCCTGAATTTCGCCAAGGCCACCAGCGAAGTGCTGGCGAACCTGGGCTATTCGAACGCGCCGGCTCCCGCGCACGCCTGA